In the Sus scrofa isolate TJ Tabasco breed Duroc chromosome 6, Sscrofa11.1, whole genome shotgun sequence genome, one interval contains:
- the DHX38 gene encoding pre-mRNA-splicing factor ATP-dependent RNA helicase PRP16, with protein sequence MEDTIEDASLHRLEGTDADSQVGGLICKTKSAASEQHVFKAPAPRPSLLGLDLLASLKRREREEKDDGEDKKKSRISSYKDWEESKDDQRDAEEEGSDQAGRSSRRDRHYRSARVETPSHPGGVSEEFWERSRQRERERREHGVYASSKEEKDRKKERPRDRDGDRKRDRDERDRSRHSSRSERDGGSERSSRRNEPESPRHRPKDAATPSRSTWEEEDSGYGSSRRSQWESPSPTPSYRDSERSHRPSSRDRDRSVRSRYSDDTPLPTPSYKYNEWADDRRHLGSTPRLSRGRGRREDGEEGISFDTEEERQQWEDDQRQADRDWYMMDEGYDEFHNPLAYSSEDYVRRREQHLHKQKQKRISAQRRQINEDNERWETNRMLTSGVVHRLEVDEDFEEDSAAKVHLMVHNLVPPFLDGRIVFTKQPEPVIPVKDATSDLAIIARKGSQTVRKHREQKERKKAQHKHWELAGTKLGDIMGVKKEEEPDKALTEDGKVDYRTEQKFADHMKKKSEASSEFAKKKSILEQRQYLPIFAVQQELLTIIRDNSIVIVVGETGSGKTTQLTQYLHEDGYTDYGMIGCTQPRRVAAMSVAKRVSEEMGGNLGEEVGYAIRFEDCTSESTLIKYMTDGILLRESLREADLDHYSAIIMDEAHERSLNTDVLFGLLREVVARRSDLKLIVTSATMDAEKFASFFGNVPIFHIPGRTFPVDILFSKTPQEDYVEAAVKQSLQVHLSGAPGDILIFMPGQEDIEVTSDQIVEHLEELENAPALAVLPIYSQLPSDLQAKIFQKAPDGVRKCIVATNIAETSLTVDGIMFVIDSGYCKLKVFNPRIGMDALQIYPISQANANQRSGRAGRTGPGQCFRLYTQSAYKNELLTTTVPEIQRTNLANVVLLLKSLGVQDLLQFHFMDPPPEDNMLNSMYQLWILGALDNTGGLTSTGRLMVEFPLDPALSKMLIVSCDMGCSSEILLIVSMLSVPAIFYRPKGREEESDQIREKFAVPESDHLTYLNVYLQWKNNNYSTIWCNDHFIHAKAMRKVREVRAQLKDIMVQQRMSLASCGTDWDIVRKCICAAYFHQAAKLKGIGEYVNIRTGMPCHLHPTSSLFGMGYTPDYIVYHELVMTTKEYMQCVTAVDGEWLAELGPMFYSVKQAGKSRQENRRRAKEEASAMEEEMALAEEQLRARRQEQEKRSPLGSVRSTKIYTPGRKEQGEPMTPRRTPARFGL encoded by the exons ATGGAGGACACCATCGAGGATGCCTCCCTCCACCGATTGGAAGGCACTGATGCCGACTCTCAGGTTGGCGGTCTTATCTGTAAAACCAAAAGTGCAGCTAGTGAGCAGCACGTCTTTAAGGCCCCTGCTCCCCGCCCGTCATTGCTGGGACTGGACTTGTTGGCTTCCctgaaaaggagggagagagaggagaaggatgaTGGAGAGGATAAGAAGAAGTCCAGAATCTCTTCCTACAAGGACTGGGAAGAGAGCAAAGATGACCAGAGGGACGCTGAGGAGGAGGGCAGTGACCAGGCTGGCCGAAGTAGCCGAAGAGACAG ACATTATCGATCGGCTCGGGTAGAGACTCCATCGCATCCTGGTGGCGTGAGTGAAGAGTTTTGGGAACGCAGTCGGCAGAGAGAGCGGGAGCGGCGAGAACATGGCGTTTATGCCTCGTCCAAAGAAGAGAAGGATCGGAAGAAGGAGAGGCCTCGGGATCGAGATGGCGACCGCAAGAGAGACAGAG ATGAGCGGGATAGAAGCAGGCACAGCAGCAGATCAGAGCGGGATGGAGGGTCAGAGCGCAGCAGCAGAAGAAACGAGCCCGAGAGCCCCCGACACCGGCCTAAAG atgcagccaccCCTTCAAGATCTACCTGGGAGGAAGAGGACAGTGGCTATGGCTCCTCAAGGCGCTCGCAGTGGGAGTCGCCCTCCCCAACGCCTTCCTATCGGGATTCTGAGCGGAGTCACCGGCCATCCAGTCGGGATAGGGACAG GTCTGTGAGGAGCAGGTACTCGGATGACACACCTCTGCCAACCCCATCTTACAAGTACAATGAGTGGGCCGATGACAGAAGACACCTGGGGTCCACCCCACGTCTGTCCAGGGGCCGAG GAAGGCGTGAGGATGGCGAAGAAGGAATTTCGTTTGACACGGAAGAGGAACGGCAGCAGTGGGAGGATGACCAGAGG CAAGCCGACCGGGATTGGTACATGATGGACGAGGGCTATGATGAGTTCCACAACCCCTTGGCCTACTCCTCTGAGGACTATGTGAGGAGGCGGGAGCAGCATCTGCATAAACAGAAGCAGAAGCGCATTTCGGCTCAGCGGAGACAGATCAATGAG GATAACGAGCGCTGGGAGACCAACCGCATGCTCACCAGCGGGGTGGTGCACCGGCTGGAGGTGGACGAGGACTTCGAGGAGGACAGTGCAGCCAAAGTGCATCTGATGGTGCACAACCTGGTGCCTCCCTTTCTGGACGGGCGCATCGTCTTCACCAAGCAG CCTGAGCCTGTGATTCCAGTCAAGGACGCCACTTCTGACCTGGCCATTATTGCTCGAAAAGGCAGCCAAACGGTGCGGAAGCACAGGGAGCAAAAGGAACGCAAAAAG gCTCAACACAAACACTGGGAACTGGCTGGAACCAAACTGGGAGACATAATGGGCGTCAAAAAAGAAGAGGAGCCGGATAAAGCTCTGACAGAGGACGGTAAAGTGGACTATAG GACAGAGCAGAAGTTTGCGGATCACATGAAGAAAAAGAGTGAAGCCAGCAGTGAATTTGCAAAGAAGAAGTCAATTCTGGAGCAGAGGCAGTACCTGCCcatctttgctgtacagcaggaactcctcacgaTTATTAG AGATAACAGCATCGTGATCGTGGTTGGGGAGACAGGGAGTGGGAAGACCACTCAGCTGACCCAGTACTTGCATGAAGATGGGTACACGGACTATGGCATGATTGGGTGCACCCAGCCCCGCCGGGTGGCCGCCATGTCGGTGGCCAAGAGAGTCAGTGAAGAGATGGGGGGAAACCTTGGCGAGGAG GTGGGTTACGCCATCCGCTTTGAAGACTGCACTTCCGAAAGCACCTTGATCAAGTACATGACCGACGGGATCCTGCTGCGAGAGTCCCTCCGGGAAGCGGACCTGGATCACTACAGCGCCATCATCATGGACGAGGCCCACGAGCGCTCCCTCAACACCGACGTGCTCTTCGGGCTGCTCCGGGAG GTGGTGGCTCGGCGCTCAGATCTGAAACTCATCGTCACATCGGCCACTATGGATGCCGAgaaatttgcttccttttttggCAATGTCCCCATCTTCCACATCCCTGGTCGTACCTTCCCTGTTGACATTCTCTTCAGCAAG ACCCCGCAGGAGGATTATGTGGAGGCCGCAGTGAAGCAGTCCCTGCAGGTGCACCTGTCCGGGGCCCCCGGGGACATCCTTATCTTCATGCCTGGTCAAGAGGACATTGAG GTGACCTCAGACCAGATTGTGGAGCACCTGGAGGAACTGGAGAACGCACCTGCCTTGGCCGTGCTGCCCATCTATTCCCAGCTGCCTTCTGACCTCCAGGCCAAAATCTTCCAGAAG GCTCCGGATGGCGTTCGCAAGTGTATTGTTGCCACCAACATTGCTGAGACATCTCTGACTGTCGACGGTATCATGTTTGTCATCGATTCTGGTTATTGTAAGTTAAAG GTTTTCAACCCCAGGATTGGCATGGATGCTCTGCAGATCTACCCCATCAGCCAGGCCAATGCCAACCAGAGGTCGGGGCGAGCTGGCAGGACGGGCCCAGGTCAGTGTTTCAG GCTCTACACCCAGAGTGCCTACAAGAACGAGCTCCTGACCACCACGGTGCCTGAGATCCAGCGGACCAACCTGGCCAACGTGGTGCTGCTGCTCAAGTCCCTGGGGGTGCAGGACCTGCTGCAGTTCCACTTCATGGACCCGCCCCCGGAGGACAACATGCTCAACTCCATGTATCAGCTCTGGATCCTCGGGGCCCTGGACAACACAG GTGGTCTGACCTCGACTGGGCGGCtcatggtggagttcccgctggACCCAGCCCTGTCCAAGATGCTCATTGTGTCCTGCGACATGGGCTGCAGCTCTGAGATCCTGCTCATCGTCTCCATGCTCTCGGTCCCAGCCATCTTCTACAGGCCCAAG GGCCGAGAGGAGGAGAGCGATCAAATCCGGGAGAAGTTTGCTGTCCCTGAGAGCGACCATCTGACCTACCTGAATGTTTACTTGCAGTGGAAAAACAATAATTACTCTACCATCTGGTGTAACGATCATTTCATCCATGCCAAGGCCATGCGAAAG GTCCGGGAGGTGCGGGCTCAGCTCAAGGACATCATGGTGCAGCAGCGGATGAGCCTGGCCTCGTGTGGCACCGACTGGGACATTGTCAGGAAGTGTATCTGTGCTGCTTATTTTCACCAGGCAGCCAAGCTCAAG GGAATTGGGGAGTATGTGAATATCCGGACAGGTATGCCTTGCCACCTGCATCCCACCAGCTCCCTCTTTGGAATGGGCTACACCCCAGACTACATTGTTTATCATGAGTTGGTCATGACCACCAAG GAGTACATGCAGTGTGTGACTGCTGTGGACGGAGAGTGGCTGGCAGAGCTGGGCCCCATGTTCTACAGCGTGAAGCAGGCAGGAAAGTCTCGGCAG GAGAACCGCCGACGGGCCAAAGAAGAAGCCTCTGCCATGGAGGAGGAGATGGCGCTGGCCGAGGAGCAGCTGCGGGCCCGGCGGCAGGAGCAGGAAAAGCGCAGCCCCCTGGGCAGTGTCAG GTCTACAAAGATCTACACTCCAGGTCGGAAAGAGCAAGGGGAACCCATGACCCCTCGCCGCACCCCAGCGCGCTTTGGGCTCTGA